The region CGTGGGGTGCGACCCCAAGGCGGATTCCACCCGCCTGATCCTTCACGCCAAGGCGCAGGACACGGTCATGGACCTGGTGCGGGATAAGGGAACCGTTGAGGACCTGGACCTGGATGAGGTCATGAAGGTCGGGTTCATGGACATCAGGTGCGTGGAGTCGGGCGGACCGGAGCCGGGCGTGGGATGCGCCGGCCGGGGGGTCATCACCGCCATCAACTTCCTGGAGGCGGAAGGCGCCTACACCGACGACCTGGATTTCGTTTTTTACGACGTCCTCGGCGACGTTGTCTGTGGCGGGTTTGCCATGCCGATCCGGGAGAACAAGGCCGAGGAGATCTACATCGTCTGCTCCGGCGAGATGATGGCCATGTTCGCCGCCAACAACATCGCCAAGGGTATCCTCAAATATGCCACCACCGGCAGGGTGCGCCTGGCCGGCCTGATCTGCAACTCCCGCAAGACCGACCGGGAGGCCGACCTGATCGAGGCCCTGGCCGCCAGAATGGGTACCCAGATGATCCACTTCGTGCCCCGGGACAATCAGGTGCAGCGGGCGGAACTGCGGCGCATGACGGTCATCGAATACTCCCCGGACCATCCCCAGGCGGCCGAGTACAAAACCCTGGCCCAGAAGATCATCGACAACAAGATGCTGGTCATTCCGCGCCCTCTGGACATGGACGAGTTCGAGGATCTCCTGATGGAGTTCGGCGTCATGGAGGCGGATGACGAGGAAAACGTGGGCAAAAGCGAGGCCATGGCAGCCTGATGCGTCCACAAACGGCCGGGGAAAGGAGGCTCCA is a window of Geobacter sp. FeAm09 DNA encoding:
- the nifH gene encoding nitrogenase iron protein codes for the protein MRQVAIYGKGGIGKSTTTQNTVAGLATLGKKVMIVGCDPKADSTRLILHAKAQDTVMDLVRDKGTVEDLDLDEVMKVGFMDIRCVESGGPEPGVGCAGRGVITAINFLEAEGAYTDDLDFVFYDVLGDVVCGGFAMPIRENKAEEIYIVCSGEMMAMFAANNIAKGILKYATTGRVRLAGLICNSRKTDREADLIEALAARMGTQMIHFVPRDNQVQRAELRRMTVIEYSPDHPQAAEYKTLAQKIIDNKMLVIPRPLDMDEFEDLLMEFGVMEADDEENVGKSEAMAA